The following are encoded together in the Thermus filiformis genome:
- a CDS encoding dihydroorotate dehydrogenase-like protein yields the protein MELKTEYLGLALKHPVVASASPLTETLDGFLRLEDGGAAAIVMHSLFEEQLLHESESLDHYLHYGHESYAEALTYFPRAEEYRLAPDRYLDLLARAKERVEVPIIASLNGVSRGGWVEFAKDLEEAGADALELNLYYIPTDPGLSAQEVEAMYLDTIRAVREAIRIPLAVKVGHAFTAFAHFAKRAEEAGADALVLFNRFYQPDFDLETLSVFPTLHLSRPYEVLLRLHWIALLYGRVGLELALTGGVHSGMEAMKGLLAGAQVVMMTSAVLQNGPGHFHKVVEELKRLMEEKEYESVDQMRGAMSYRKVAEPAAFERANYLKVLGSYRLPTS from the coding sequence ATGGAGCTTAAGACCGAGTACTTGGGCCTGGCCTTGAAGCATCCGGTGGTGGCCTCGGCCTCCCCCTTGACCGAGACCCTGGACGGGTTCTTGCGCCTGGAGGACGGCGGGGCCGCGGCCATCGTCATGCACTCCCTCTTTGAGGAGCAGCTTCTTCACGAGAGCGAGAGCCTGGACCACTACCTCCACTACGGGCACGAGAGCTACGCCGAGGCCCTCACCTACTTCCCCCGGGCGGAGGAGTACCGCCTGGCCCCCGACCGGTACCTGGACCTTTTGGCCCGGGCCAAGGAGCGGGTGGAGGTCCCCATCATCGCCAGCCTCAACGGGGTGAGCCGGGGCGGGTGGGTGGAGTTCGCCAAGGACCTGGAGGAGGCGGGGGCGGACGCCCTCGAGCTCAACCTCTACTACATCCCCACGGATCCCGGGCTTTCGGCCCAGGAGGTGGAGGCCATGTACCTGGACACCATCCGGGCCGTCCGGGAGGCCATCCGCATCCCCCTGGCGGTCAAGGTGGGGCACGCCTTCACCGCCTTCGCCCACTTCGCCAAACGGGCCGAGGAGGCGGGGGCGGACGCCCTCGTCCTCTTCAACCGCTTCTACCAGCCGGACTTTGACCTGGAGACCCTCTCCGTCTTTCCCACCCTTCACCTCTCCCGGCCCTACGAGGTCCTGCTCCGCCTGCACTGGATCGCCCTCCTGTACGGGCGGGTGGGCCTCGAGCTGGCCCTTACCGGGGGGGTCCACTCGGGGATGGAGGCCATGAAGGGCCTTTTGGCCGGGGCGCAGGTGGTCATGATGACCTCGGCCGTGCTTCAGAACGGCCCCGGCCACTTCCATAAGGTGGTGGAGGAGCTGAAGCGCCTCATGGAGGAGAAGGAGTACGAGAGCGTGGACCAGATGCGGGGGGCGATGAGCTACCGGAAGGTGGCCGAGCCCGCCGCCTTTGAGCGGGCCAACTACCTCAAGGTTCTGGGCTCGTACCGCCTTCCCACTTCCTGA
- a CDS encoding HTH domain-containing protein produces the protein MGFRELVLALLEEEGRPLHYREVGRLLKERGHWAHIKNPERVALSRLAALSRWHLSPVVNLGRGFYGLRKWEGGTSPEP, from the coding sequence GTGGGCTTCAGGGAGCTGGTCCTGGCGCTTCTTGAGGAGGAGGGGCGCCCCTTGCACTACCGGGAGGTGGGGCGGCTTCTGAAGGAGCGGGGGCACTGGGCGCATATCAAAAACCCGGAGCGGGTGGCCCTGAGCCGCCTGGCCGCCCTGAGCCGCTGGCACCTGAGCCCGGTGGTAAACCTGGGCCGGGGGTTCTACGGCCTCAGGAAGTGGGAAGGCGGTACGAGCCCAGAACCTTGA
- a CDS encoding type III pantothenate kinase — MLLAIDAGNTSTALGVFQGEDLVAHFRIHTDRMRMESEYRVLLKNLFALQDLPPPQAALISSVVPPVERELKAAIRALFGLEALVVGPEHTGLEILIDNPKEAGADRLVNAVGALAYESPTGRYVVVDFGTATTFDLVEAPGRYLGGAITIGPQTAADALAARTAKLPRIDLEAPPRAVGRNTLDALRSGLVFGYAALVEGMVRRFREEAGEALVIATGGFATTLRPLCPSFHVVDEDLTLKGLLRIHKALG; from the coding sequence ATGCTCCTCGCCATTGACGCGGGCAACACCAGCACGGCCCTGGGGGTCTTCCAGGGCGAGGACCTGGTGGCCCATTTCCGCATCCACACCGACCGGATGCGGATGGAAAGCGAGTACCGGGTCCTCCTGAAGAACCTCTTCGCCCTCCAGGACCTCCCGCCCCCCCAGGCCGCCCTCATCTCCAGCGTGGTCCCGCCGGTGGAGCGGGAGCTGAAGGCGGCCATCCGGGCCCTCTTCGGCCTCGAGGCCCTGGTGGTGGGGCCGGAGCACACCGGGCTGGAGATCCTCATAGACAACCCCAAGGAGGCGGGGGCGGACCGGCTGGTCAACGCCGTGGGGGCCCTGGCCTACGAGAGCCCCACGGGCCGGTACGTGGTGGTGGACTTCGGCACCGCCACCACCTTTGACCTGGTGGAGGCCCCGGGCCGCTACCTGGGGGGAGCCATCACCATCGGCCCCCAGACCGCCGCCGACGCCCTGGCCGCCCGGACGGCCAAGCTCCCCCGGATTGACCTCGAGGCCCCCCCCCGGGCGGTGGGGCGGAACACCCTGGACGCCCTCCGCTCCGGCCTGGTCTTCGGCTACGCCGCTTTGGTGGAGGGGATGGTCCGGCGCTTCCGGGAGGAGGCGGGAGAGGCTTTGGTCATCGCCACGGGCGGCTTCGCCACCACCCTCAGGCCCCTTTGCCCCTCCTTCCACGTGGTGGACGAGGACCTGACCCTGAAGGGCCTCCTTCGCATCCACAAGGCGCTAGGGTGA